A genomic stretch from Fusarium musae strain F31 chromosome 9, whole genome shotgun sequence includes:
- a CDS encoding hypothetical protein (EggNog:ENOG41), which translates to MSEARTHWGLSCPYGGSFYICEDDNTQFIGCCVNDPCGRNNGTCPDGDLRATTFDSDKYSQLPRQDCDNSQGIDNWYSCAHTNPPFVGCCSQNACSSECPRTKLVPAKLSEVENNRLDFLHPSQSQSSTASSVSETASTRASNTSAVDADEGDGLGAGATAGVAVGASVGGLTVLVLVAWLFWWKPRQKNKHQREHDAGYSVPPAAPTLTANPFPPPSGPVHPSTFVAQSPMSGYQQSFTSSPTAMNPHNSGLSSIEQFQKYFPNISQSERPQSFTYFPEHSALHAHSPNFLPPYQQQYNNSHSHNQQQMDVASEMAGSTMLPQEMSTGAEHRINRHSSIGPETELSLARP; encoded by the exons ATGTCTGAAGCTCGTACGCATTGGGGTCTCTCATGCCCTTACGGAGGCAGTTTCTACATCTGTGAAGATGACAATACCCAGTTTATAGGATGTTGTGTCAATGATCCCTGTGGCAGGAATAACGGAACATGTCCTGATGGTGATTTGCGTGCGACGACCTTCGACTCTGACAAATACTCCCAACTTCCTCGGCAAGACTGCGACAACTCTCAAGGTATCGACAACTGGTACTCATGTGCCCATACGAACCCGCCTTTCGTTGGATGCTGCAGCCAGAACGCTTGTAGCTCAGAGTGTCCAAGGACAAAGCTTGTGCCAGCTAAGCTATCTGAAGTTGAGAATAACAGACTCGACTTCCTTCACCCtagtcaaagtcaaagctcTACTGCCTCGAGTGTGTCCGAGACAGCCTCTACCAGAGCCTCAAACACCTCTGCAGTTGATGCAGATGAGGGCGATGGCCTGGGAGCTGGAGCTACAGCCGGCGTCGCTGTGGGTGCGTCAGTCGGAGGTCTAACTGTCCTAGTTCTCGTGGCCTGGCTTTTCTGGTGGAAGCCCCGACAGAAGAACAAGCATCAACGAGAACACGACGCAGGTTACAGCGTGCCTCCAGCTGCACCGACACTGACAGCGAATCCGTTTCCACCCCCAAGTGGCCCTGTCCATCCGAGCACATTCGTGGCCCAATCGCCCATGAGCGGCTATCAGC AGTCGTTCACTTCCTCTCCCACGGCTATGAATCCACACAATAGCGGTCTATCCTCTATTGAGCAGTTCCAGAAGTATTTTCCGAATATCTCTCAATCTGAACGACCGCAATCCTTCACATACTTTCCGGAGCACAGTGCTCTACATGCACACAGCCCCAACTTTCTTCCCCCGTACCAGCAACAGTACAATAACAGTCACAgtcacaaccaacaacagatGGATGTCGCTTCAGAAATGGCTGGTAGTACAATGCTTCCGCAGGAAATGAGTACTGGTGCAGAGCATCGCATCAATCGTCACTCGAGCATTGGTCCAGAGACAGAGTTGAGCCTTGCCAGACCATAA
- a CDS encoding hypothetical protein (EggNog:ENOG41) yields MNSAGDRSVISNDMQELREGGEEISHKIQGHKANLSNPNTSQASKENSQKEIEALGGDANHYGNESDPRSKSAADNLEGSRVG; encoded by the exons ATGAATTCCGCTGGAGACCGATCCGTCATCTCGAATGACATGCAGGAGCTTCGCGAGGGCGGCGAAGAGATCTCCCACAAGATCCAGGGCCACAAGGCGAACCTCTCCAACCCCA ACACCAGCCAGGCCAGCAAGGAGAACAGCCAGAAGGAGATCGAGGCGCTGGGAGGAGACGCAAACCACTATGGCAACGAGTCTGATCCTCGAAGCAAGAGCGCAGCGGACAACTTGGAGGGAAGCCGAGTTGGTTGA